The following are encoded in a window of Mycobacterium sp. ELW1 genomic DNA:
- the hemB gene encoding porphobilinogen synthase, whose translation MSLPGYPRQRPRRLRSTPALRRLVAETTVEPRHLVLPMFVADGLDEPREIASMPGVYQHTRDSLRRAAEQAVAAGVGGVMLFGVPRESDKDALGSCGVDPDGILNVALRDLAKDLGTDTVLMADTCLDEFTDHGHCGVLDARGRVDNDATNMQYVKLAVAQAESGAHVVGPSGMMDGQVAAIRDGLDSAGFTDVLILAYAAKFASAFYGPFRDAVASSLQGDRRTYQQDSGNAREALREIVLDLDEGADIIMVKPAMAYLDVVRAAADVSPVPVAAYQVSGEYAMISAAAANGWIDGRAAALESLTSIRRAGADIVLTYWAADVAGWLA comes from the coding sequence ATGTCTTTGCCCGGCTATCCACGGCAGCGCCCGCGTCGGTTGCGCTCGACTCCGGCGTTGCGCCGATTGGTGGCCGAAACCACTGTGGAGCCACGGCATTTGGTGCTCCCGATGTTCGTCGCCGACGGGCTCGACGAGCCGCGGGAGATCGCCTCCATGCCGGGGGTCTATCAGCACACCCGCGATTCGCTGCGCCGCGCCGCCGAACAGGCTGTGGCGGCCGGCGTCGGCGGGGTGATGCTATTCGGGGTTCCGCGTGAGTCGGACAAGGACGCGCTCGGCTCGTGTGGGGTGGATCCCGACGGCATCCTCAACGTGGCTCTGCGCGACCTCGCCAAGGACCTCGGCACCGATACCGTGTTGATGGCCGATACCTGCCTCGACGAGTTCACCGATCACGGGCACTGTGGTGTCCTGGATGCCCGTGGCCGCGTCGACAACGACGCCACTAACATGCAGTACGTCAAACTGGCTGTGGCACAGGCGGAATCGGGGGCCCACGTGGTGGGGCCCAGCGGCATGATGGACGGCCAGGTGGCGGCCATCCGTGACGGGCTCGATTCGGCCGGGTTCACCGACGTGCTGATCCTGGCCTATGCGGCGAAGTTCGCCTCGGCGTTCTACGGCCCGTTCCGCGATGCGGTCGCGTCGAGCCTGCAGGGTGACCGGCGCACCTATCAGCAGGACAGCGGCAACGCGCGGGAAGCGTTGCGCGAGATCGTTCTCGACCTCGACGAGGGGGCCGACATCATCATGGTCAAGCCGGCGATGGCATACCTGGACGTGGTGCGAGCGGCCGCCGACGTCTCGCCGGTTCCGGTCGCCGCCTATCAGGTATCGGGGGAGTACGCGATGATCAGCGCGGCCGCGGCCAACGGATGGATCGACGGGCGGGCTGCCGCGCTGGAGTCGCTGACCAGCATCCGGCGCGCCGGCGCCGACATCGTGCTGACCTACTGGGCCGCCGACGTCGCGGGCTGGCTGGCATGA
- a CDS encoding RNA polymerase sigma factor, whose amino-acid sequence MAAEDDPRPRPELRLVPDARYPDWEAVYDDNVTWVYRLIFGRVGNRADAEDLTSEVFLAAMRPLRLTASIAEVRAYLRATARTVLAAHWRATLGTEITTIEDVPTTAFGPAAPSTAPQRVAALLGALPDNYRRVLELRFLQGCSVREAASTLGISIANAKVLQHRALRLAAQISEGALR is encoded by the coding sequence ATGGCGGCGGAGGATGATCCACGCCCGCGACCAGAGCTACGACTGGTCCCCGACGCTCGCTATCCGGACTGGGAAGCCGTCTACGACGACAACGTCACGTGGGTCTACCGGCTGATTTTCGGTCGAGTGGGAAACCGCGCCGACGCCGAAGACCTGACCTCCGAGGTATTCCTGGCCGCGATGCGGCCGCTGCGCTTGACCGCCAGCATCGCCGAGGTGCGCGCCTACCTTCGGGCCACCGCCCGAACCGTGTTGGCCGCGCACTGGCGGGCCACGCTGGGCACCGAGATCACCACCATCGAGGATGTGCCGACCACCGCGTTCGGTCCCGCCGCGCCGAGCACCGCCCCTCAGCGCGTCGCCGCGCTGCTCGGCGCCCTGCCCGACAACTACCGCCGGGTGCTGGAACTGCGTTTCCTCCAAGGCTGTTCGGTGCGGGAGGCGGCCAGTACGCTCGGCATCAGCATCGCCAACGCAAAAGTGTTGCAGCATCGGGCGTTACGGCTGGCCGCACAGATCAGCGAAGGGGCACTGAGATGA
- a CDS encoding GPP34 family phosphoprotein translates to MARIGDPSSPFSRVPSTLHGQLFLLAFDARSGRFGGFDPQLFGFALRAAMLTDLHLRGFLVERAGKPVPARAASPDDPILRAEFAQVGVHNRATWAQLVVGNQHEVITAVQEQLVNEGWLRTRQRPGLPVSDAGLEPFDQCRVRGLADAARGALSNALDGLPAEPRPLACGLLAAAAELPVMGEFSADVRGWVRLDGVAAGDLVPVSGLIEAIRDHRGGGRPGLMGGSS, encoded by the coding sequence ATGGCGCGCATCGGCGATCCGTCGTCCCCGTTCTCGCGCGTGCCCTCGACCCTGCACGGGCAGCTGTTCTTGCTCGCGTTCGATGCCAGGAGCGGCCGGTTCGGCGGCTTCGATCCTCAACTCTTCGGCTTTGCGTTGCGGGCCGCGATGCTGACGGATCTGCATCTGCGGGGATTCCTGGTGGAGCGTGCCGGCAAGCCCGTCCCGGCCCGGGCGGCCAGTCCCGACGATCCGATTCTGCGTGCCGAATTCGCCCAGGTGGGCGTGCACAATCGGGCGACCTGGGCGCAGTTGGTCGTCGGCAACCAGCACGAAGTGATCACCGCGGTCCAGGAACAGTTGGTCAACGAGGGCTGGTTGCGCACTCGGCAACGCCCCGGTCTCCCGGTGTCCGACGCCGGTCTCGAGCCGTTCGACCAGTGCCGGGTCCGCGGTTTGGCCGACGCGGCGCGCGGCGCGCTGTCGAACGCGCTTGACGGCCTGCCCGCGGAGCCCAGGCCCCTGGCGTGCGGATTGCTCGCGGCGGCGGCCGAACTGCCCGTGATGGGCGAGTTCTCCGCCGACGTCCGGGGCTGGGTTCGCCTCGACGGAGTGGCGGCCGGCGACTTGGTTCCTGTCTCCGGGTTGATCGAAGCGATCCGTGATCATCGCGGAGGTGGCCGCCCGGGGCTGATGGGTGGGTCGTCGTGA
- a CDS encoding bifunctional uroporphyrinogen-III C-methyltransferase/uroporphyrinogen-III synthase: MTGHVSGRGRKAKPGHITFVGSGPGDPNLLTTRARTVLANAALVFTDPDVPPAVLSVVGTDLPPASGPAPAPDGPPADGHDETAPPVVSVGPDIRPALGDPAEVAKTLVHEAKAGFDVVRLVSGDPLSVDSVITEVNAVARAHAEFEIVPGLPATSAVPTYAGLPLGSAHTVADVRGEVDWAALAAAPGPLILTASASHLPEAARTLIEYGLAEATPCVVTSNGTTCGQRSVETTLHGLTDRATLACNSDPAGPLTGTLVVTIGKTVAHRAKLNWWESRALYGWTVLVPRTKDQAGEMSDRLVGHGALPIEVPTIAVEPPRSPAQMERAVKGLVDGRYQWVVFTSTNAVRAVWEKFGEFGLDARAFSGVKIACVGEATADRVRAFGVSPELVPAGEQSSLGLLDEFPEYDSIFDPVNRVLLPRADIATETLAEGLRDRGWEIEDVTAYRTVRAAPPPAETREMIKTGGFDAVCFTSSSTVRNLVGIAGKPHARTIVACIGPKTAETAAEFGLRVDVQPETAAVGPLVDALAEHAARLRAEGALPPPRKKSRRR, encoded by the coding sequence ATGACTGGTCATGTGAGCGGTCGGGGACGCAAGGCGAAGCCGGGACACATCACGTTCGTCGGCTCGGGGCCGGGTGACCCCAACCTCTTGACGACGCGAGCCCGCACCGTGTTGGCCAACGCCGCGCTGGTGTTCACCGATCCCGACGTGCCACCGGCCGTCCTGAGCGTGGTCGGCACCGATCTGCCGCCGGCGTCGGGACCCGCGCCCGCACCCGACGGTCCCCCCGCCGACGGCCATGACGAGACCGCGCCGCCGGTGGTCTCCGTCGGCCCGGACATCCGGCCCGCGCTCGGCGACCCGGCCGAGGTGGCCAAGACGCTGGTCCACGAGGCCAAGGCCGGCTTCGACGTGGTGCGGCTGGTCTCCGGCGATCCGCTGTCGGTCGATTCGGTCATCACCGAGGTCAACGCTGTCGCCCGGGCGCACGCCGAGTTCGAGATCGTTCCGGGCCTGCCCGCCACGAGCGCGGTCCCGACCTACGCGGGCCTGCCGCTGGGATCGGCGCACACCGTCGCCGACGTGCGCGGTGAGGTCGACTGGGCGGCCCTGGCCGCCGCACCCGGCCCCCTGATCCTCACTGCGAGCGCCTCGCACCTTCCCGAGGCCGCGCGCACCCTGATCGAGTACGGTCTGGCCGAGGCCACGCCGTGCGTGGTGACCTCCAACGGCACCACCTGCGGCCAGCGTTCGGTCGAGACCACCCTGCACGGCCTGACCGACCGCGCCACCCTGGCCTGCAACAGCGATCCGGCCGGTCCGCTGACCGGCACGCTGGTGGTCACCATCGGCAAGACGGTGGCGCACCGCGCGAAGCTGAACTGGTGGGAGAGCCGGGCGCTGTACGGCTGGACCGTGCTGGTGCCGCGCACCAAGGATCAGGCCGGCGAGATGAGCGACCGACTGGTCGGCCACGGCGCGCTGCCCATCGAGGTGCCCACGATCGCCGTCGAGCCGCCGCGCAGCCCGGCCCAAATGGAAAGGGCTGTCAAGGGTTTGGTGGACGGCCGCTACCAGTGGGTGGTGTTCACCTCCACCAACGCGGTGCGTGCGGTGTGGGAGAAGTTCGGTGAGTTCGGTCTGGACGCTCGGGCGTTCTCCGGCGTGAAGATCGCCTGCGTTGGCGAAGCGACCGCCGACCGGGTCCGCGCCTTCGGCGTCAGCCCTGAGCTGGTGCCCGCCGGAGAGCAGTCCTCGCTCGGTCTGCTCGACGAATTCCCGGAGTACGACAGCATTTTCGATCCGGTGAACCGGGTGCTGCTGCCGCGCGCCGACATCGCCACCGAGACCCTGGCCGAAGGTCTGCGCGACCGTGGCTGGGAGATCGAAGACGTCACCGCCTACCGCACCGTGCGGGCGGCGCCGCCGCCGGCCGAGACCCGCGAGATGATCAAGACCGGCGGGTTCGACGCGGTGTGCTTCACCTCGAGCTCGACGGTGCGCAACCTGGTCGGCATCGCCGGTAAGCCGCACGCCCGCACCATCGTGGCGTGCATCGGGCCGAAGACGGCGGAGACGGCCGCGGAGTTCGGGCTGCGGGTCGACGTCCAGCCGGAGACGGCCGCGGTCGGTCCGCTGGTCGACGCGTTGGCCGAGCATGCCGCCCGGCTGCGTGCCGAGGGTGCGTTGCCGCCGCCGCGCAAGAAGAGCCGACGCCGCTAA
- a CDS encoding Rieske (2Fe-2S) protein, with protein MTRRDLRHYIDDMLAGRQPKGFTPDEFEAAQLRTAIELTAAREDAGEPRPEFVGGLKARLAAEMSSDPAPSTSTPPAERGMSATRRQVIVGTSAAATAAVAGVSVDRLVIRPHSAEQQVAQADLVPTDGAWQTVSASADLTEGAVRAFDLGSVNGFVRRVNGRVDAVSGVCTHQGCKLWFDQGDDRLRCPCHSTSFSPAGSVVTHALPIAPKPLPHFEVRERNGVVEVLAPPPQTT; from the coding sequence ATGACCCGCCGCGACCTTCGCCACTACATCGACGACATGCTGGCCGGGCGGCAGCCGAAGGGCTTCACCCCCGACGAGTTCGAGGCAGCGCAGCTGCGCACCGCGATCGAGCTCACCGCCGCCCGCGAGGACGCCGGCGAACCCCGGCCGGAGTTCGTCGGCGGGCTCAAGGCCCGGCTGGCCGCGGAAATGTCATCGGACCCGGCACCGTCGACGAGTACGCCACCCGCTGAACGGGGAATGTCGGCCACCCGCCGGCAGGTGATCGTCGGCACCTCCGCAGCGGCAACGGCCGCGGTGGCCGGGGTGTCGGTCGATCGGCTGGTGATCCGGCCGCACAGCGCCGAACAGCAAGTCGCCCAGGCGGATCTGGTGCCTACCGACGGTGCGTGGCAGACCGTGTCGGCGAGTGCCGACCTCACCGAAGGGGCGGTGCGCGCGTTCGATCTGGGCTCGGTCAACGGATTCGTCCGCCGGGTCAACGGCCGGGTCGACGCCGTGTCCGGTGTGTGCACCCACCAGGGCTGCAAACTGTGGTTCGACCAGGGTGACGACCGGCTGCGCTGCCCATGTCATTCGACGTCGTTCTCGCCGGCCGGCAGCGTCGTCACGCACGCCCTGCCGATCGCCCCGAAACCGTTGCCACACTTCGAGGTCCGCGAGCGCAACGGTGTCGTGGAGGTGCTTGCGCCGCCACCGCAGACGACCTGA
- a CDS encoding amidohydrolase family protein has product MTLTHIQQRSAPTEHIAVRCVDSDVHPVPRRGVLIDYIPEPWRTKYFLSHPIGEQIYYDAPDYAHAYAMRTDTFPPDGEFAGTDPDLAFRQLVMDAGADICILEPLAPGARLTDAAQASAIATNRWLDEHWLDSRNNWHQRWRGSISVAIEDPAGAAREIEQWAGHPYMSQILIKAEPRPSWGDPRYDPVWAAATKHDITVSCHLGRGKFETLPIPPVGLPSYNHDFMVSYSLLAANQVMSLIFDGVFDRYPTLRIVFVEHAFNWILPLMWRMDAIYDARKSWLDITRKPSEYVKDHIKFTTQPLDYPEDKTELLRAFEWMECEKILLFSSDYPHWTFDDPRWLVKHLPEHARDAVMWRNGVETYKLPTTVPVLEGQTRVF; this is encoded by the coding sequence ATGACTCTGACCCACATCCAGCAGCGGTCAGCACCGACCGAACACATCGCTGTGCGATGCGTGGATTCCGACGTCCACCCGGTACCGCGTCGCGGGGTGCTGATCGACTACATACCCGAGCCCTGGCGCACCAAGTACTTCCTCTCGCACCCCATCGGGGAACAGATCTACTACGACGCTCCCGACTACGCGCACGCCTACGCGATGCGCACCGACACCTTCCCGCCCGACGGCGAGTTCGCCGGCACCGACCCTGATCTGGCATTTCGCCAGCTCGTCATGGATGCCGGCGCCGACATCTGCATCCTGGAGCCGCTGGCTCCGGGGGCGCGACTGACCGACGCGGCGCAGGCTTCGGCCATTGCGACCAACCGCTGGCTCGACGAACACTGGCTGGACAGCCGCAACAACTGGCACCAGCGCTGGCGCGGCTCGATCAGCGTGGCGATCGAAGATCCCGCCGGGGCAGCCCGCGAGATCGAGCAGTGGGCCGGCCACCCGTACATGTCGCAGATTCTGATCAAGGCCGAACCGCGGCCGTCGTGGGGCGACCCACGGTACGACCCGGTCTGGGCGGCTGCCACCAAACACGACATCACCGTCAGCTGCCATCTGGGCCGGGGCAAGTTCGAGACACTGCCGATCCCGCCGGTCGGGTTACCCAGCTACAACCACGACTTCATGGTCAGCTACTCACTGCTGGCCGCCAATCAGGTGATGAGCCTGATCTTCGACGGCGTCTTCGACCGGTACCCGACGCTGCGGATCGTGTTCGTCGAGCACGCCTTCAACTGGATCCTGCCGCTGATGTGGCGGATGGACGCCATCTACGACGCGCGCAAGTCCTGGCTGGACATCACGCGCAAGCCCAGCGAGTACGTCAAGGACCACATCAAGTTCACCACCCAGCCGCTGGACTATCCCGAGGACAAGACCGAACTGCTGCGGGCCTTCGAATGGATGGAATGCGAGAAGATCCTGCTGTTCTCCTCGGACTACCCGCACTGGACGTTCGACGACCCGCGCTGGCTGGTCAAGCACCTGCCCGAGCATGCCCGTGACGCCGTGATGTGGCGCAACGGGGTCGAGACCTACAAACTGCCTACGACGGTTCCAGTGCTGGAGGGACAGACTCGGGTGTTCTGA
- a CDS encoding DUF3093 domain-containing protein, with amino-acid sequence MSDDQLTEQPERLFFETGASWYWLIAGPASAIAMLLIQIKGGVGFQPVVPLIFLVLVTGFLYIQVKAARIHTSVELTRDALRQGTEVTKLSYIVRVFPPAEHSVKSRQPLEKWQTSRALGELSGVPRGRTGIGVELTGKRTAQAWARNHRALRAALTALVEGETVDAS; translated from the coding sequence ATGTCTGACGATCAGCTGACCGAGCAGCCGGAACGGCTGTTCTTCGAAACCGGTGCCAGCTGGTACTGGCTGATCGCCGGGCCGGCGTCGGCGATCGCGATGCTGCTGATCCAGATCAAGGGCGGGGTGGGATTCCAGCCGGTCGTACCGCTGATCTTCCTGGTGCTCGTCACCGGCTTCCTCTACATCCAGGTCAAAGCCGCCCGCATCCACACCAGTGTGGAACTGACCCGCGACGCCCTGCGCCAGGGCACCGAGGTCACCAAGCTGAGCTACATCGTGCGGGTGTTCCCGCCGGCCGAGCATTCGGTGAAATCGCGCCAGCCGCTGGAGAAGTGGCAGACCTCACGGGCTCTCGGAGAATTGTCCGGGGTGCCCCGCGGCCGGACCGGCATCGGCGTCGAGCTCACCGGCAAGCGCACTGCGCAAGCCTGGGCCCGCAACCATCGCGCCCTGCGGGCCGCGCTGACCGCACTGGTTGAGGGCGAGACGGTGGACGCCTCGTGA
- a CDS encoding oxygenase MpaB family protein, with product MTDLAESQSATDALPLGPQSLVWRYFGDNRMFLIGPRPAVLQNMLAELGQGVLDHSVWFADTAARIKRSLPPIFMTVYGSEDDNAGTRVRDFHHNIKGDMPDGSRYHALDPDTYYWAHATFFDQALYFADTFVKRLSREEKEQMYLESKTWYRRYGVSDRPMPADYAEFERYWDRMINEVLVAHRTAAYGVGYVTKGFPRPKAVNPIVWRLVAPIFNPVAAFLTTGGMPPRTREILGLPWSERKERNYQRFAAFWRSRPVNWLWDHLPMNIRYNGYAAKGFAQAGHA from the coding sequence ATGACGGATCTTGCCGAATCCCAGTCGGCCACCGACGCCCTGCCACTGGGCCCGCAGTCACTGGTCTGGCGCTACTTCGGCGACAACCGGATGTTCCTCATCGGCCCCCGCCCGGCGGTGCTGCAGAACATGCTCGCCGAACTCGGCCAGGGTGTGCTCGACCATTCGGTGTGGTTCGCCGACACCGCGGCCCGGATCAAACGCTCGTTGCCGCCGATCTTCATGACCGTCTACGGCAGTGAGGACGACAACGCCGGCACCCGGGTCCGCGACTTCCACCACAACATCAAGGGCGATATGCCCGACGGAAGCCGCTATCACGCACTGGATCCCGACACCTACTACTGGGCGCACGCCACCTTCTTCGATCAGGCCCTGTACTTCGCCGACACCTTCGTCAAGCGCCTCTCCCGCGAGGAGAAGGAGCAGATGTATCTGGAGTCCAAGACCTGGTATCGCCGCTACGGCGTCAGCGACCGCCCGATGCCCGCCGACTACGCCGAGTTCGAGCGCTACTGGGACCGGATGATCAACGAGGTGCTGGTCGCGCACCGCACCGCCGCGTACGGAGTCGGCTACGTAACCAAGGGATTCCCGCGGCCCAAAGCCGTCAACCCGATCGTCTGGCGGCTGGTGGCGCCGATCTTCAACCCCGTCGCGGCGTTCCTGACCACCGGTGGGATGCCGCCGCGCACGCGCGAGATTCTCGGCCTGCCGTGGAGCGAGCGCAAGGAACGCAACTATCAGCGCTTCGCGGCGTTCTGGCGCTCGCGTCCGGTCAACTGGCTGTGGGATCATCTACCGATGAACATCCGATACAACGGTTACGCTGCAAAGGGTTTCGCGCAGGCGGGGCATGCCTGA
- a CDS encoding cupredoxin family copper-binding protein, which yields MHHTRTALACLAVVVGVAACSTPAKSPSPTVDFGPNGGTSVGMPGMSNMPGMPMSQATTTALAPPVAGTAVGITNFAFTPATLTVKVGDTVTWTNKDEEPHTVVAGDGSFHSPGLDANATYSFTFTKAGSFDYICSIHPFMRGTVVVSA from the coding sequence ATGCACCACACCCGTACTGCACTGGCGTGCCTGGCGGTCGTTGTCGGCGTCGCGGCATGTTCCACGCCGGCGAAGTCCCCGTCACCGACGGTCGACTTCGGGCCGAACGGCGGCACATCGGTTGGCATGCCAGGGATGTCGAACATGCCCGGCATGCCGATGTCACAGGCCACGACGACCGCGCTCGCCCCGCCGGTCGCCGGAACCGCGGTGGGCATCACCAATTTCGCGTTCACCCCGGCCACCCTCACCGTCAAGGTCGGCGACACCGTCACCTGGACCAACAAGGACGAGGAGCCGCACACCGTCGTCGCAGGAGACGGCTCGTTTCACTCACCGGGTCTGGACGCCAACGCCACCTATAGCTTCACGTTCACCAAGGCCGGCAGCTTCGACTACATCTGCAGCATCCACCCGTTCATGCGCGGCACCGTGGTGGTGAGCGCATGA
- a CDS encoding heavy metal translocating P-type ATPase, protein MATTDLQLTGMSCASCAARIERGLNDLDGVQATVNFAVERAHVEHGPQVSEHDLIHAVESTGYHASVVDHSGHGHDHMNHDVPSEQLRPRLIGSAMLAVPVVALSMVMPWQFPGWLWVVLALTTPIVFWGGYPFHKAALNSARHGASTMDTLVSLGTLAAYLWSVYEVVTGAAGHGHGHVYFEVAAAVTVFLLAGRYAEAKAKRSAGAALRALLSLGAKDATVLRDDAEVRIPVQDLHVGDVIVVRPGERVATDGVIIDGASALDTSAMTGESVPADVGPGDEVLGGAVNTYGRILVSAKRVGGDTQLARMARMVSDAQSGKASIQRLADRVSAVFVPVVLAIAAVTLGAWLVAGGSATAAFTAAVAVLIIACPCALGLATPTAILVGTGRGAQLGVLIKEPQVLETVTGIDAVVLDKTGTVTTGSMAVAAVETEAGIDADAVLAQAAAVESASEHPVAAAIVAAARERGLTVPAVRDFANDPGTGVSGVVDGVRVQVSRAGEQLVDDGRTSVEVRADGNRRGVIRLVDAVKPTSAEAIAELKAMGITPILLTGDNPAVAARVAAEVGIAAENVIAGVLPSEKADAISRLQAQGRKVAMVGDGVNDSVALATADVGMAMGTGTDAAIEAGDITLVRGDLRTVPTALRLSSRTLRIIKQNLFWAFGYNVAAIPLAALGLLNPMIAGAAMAFSSVLVVTNSLRLKRFH, encoded by the coding sequence ATGGCGACGACCGACCTTCAGTTGACCGGCATGAGCTGCGCATCATGCGCGGCCCGCATCGAGCGCGGCCTCAACGACCTGGACGGTGTGCAGGCCACGGTGAACTTCGCCGTCGAGCGCGCGCACGTCGAGCATGGACCGCAGGTCTCGGAGCACGATCTGATCCACGCCGTGGAATCCACCGGCTATCACGCCTCAGTGGTGGACCACTCCGGCCACGGACACGACCACATGAACCACGACGTCCCGAGTGAACAGCTGCGCCCCCGGTTGATCGGCTCGGCGATGTTGGCGGTCCCGGTGGTGGCGCTGTCGATGGTGATGCCATGGCAGTTCCCGGGATGGTTGTGGGTGGTGCTGGCACTGACGACCCCGATCGTGTTCTGGGGTGGCTATCCATTCCACAAGGCCGCGCTCAACAGTGCGCGGCACGGGGCTTCGACGATGGACACGTTGGTGTCGCTGGGCACGCTGGCCGCCTACCTGTGGTCGGTGTACGAGGTGGTGACCGGGGCGGCCGGACACGGGCACGGCCACGTCTACTTCGAGGTCGCGGCCGCGGTGACGGTGTTCCTGCTGGCCGGCCGGTATGCCGAGGCCAAAGCCAAGCGGTCGGCGGGCGCGGCGCTGCGGGCGCTGCTGTCGCTGGGCGCGAAGGACGCCACCGTGCTGCGCGACGACGCCGAGGTGCGAATCCCGGTGCAGGACTTGCATGTTGGTGACGTCATCGTCGTGCGGCCCGGTGAGCGGGTGGCCACCGACGGTGTGATCATCGACGGCGCGTCGGCGCTGGACACCTCGGCGATGACCGGGGAGTCGGTGCCCGCCGACGTCGGCCCTGGCGACGAGGTACTCGGCGGAGCGGTGAACACCTACGGCCGAATTCTGGTGAGCGCCAAGCGGGTCGGTGGTGATACCCAACTCGCCCGGATGGCGCGGATGGTCTCCGACGCACAAAGCGGGAAGGCGTCCATCCAGCGGCTGGCGGATCGGGTGTCCGCGGTCTTCGTACCGGTGGTGTTGGCCATCGCGGCGGTCACGCTGGGCGCCTGGCTGGTGGCCGGCGGGTCGGCCACGGCGGCCTTCACTGCTGCGGTCGCCGTGCTGATCATCGCCTGCCCGTGCGCGCTCGGCCTCGCGACGCCGACCGCGATCCTGGTCGGCACCGGCCGCGGCGCTCAGCTCGGCGTGTTGATCAAAGAGCCGCAGGTTCTCGAAACCGTCACCGGCATCGACGCCGTCGTCCTCGACAAGACCGGCACGGTGACCACCGGCTCGATGGCCGTGGCGGCCGTCGAGACCGAAGCCGGCATCGACGCCGACGCGGTGCTGGCGCAGGCGGCCGCGGTCGAATCGGCGTCCGAGCACCCGGTGGCCGCCGCGATCGTGGCCGCCGCCCGGGAGCGTGGCCTGACCGTGCCCGCGGTGCGCGACTTCGCCAACGACCCCGGGACCGGCGTCAGCGGCGTAGTTGACGGTGTGCGGGTGCAGGTGTCCCGCGCCGGCGAGCAGTTAGTCGACGACGGGCGCACCAGCGTGGAGGTGCGCGCCGACGGTAACCGGCGCGGGGTGATCCGGTTGGTCGACGCGGTCAAGCCGACGAGTGCGGAGGCCATCGCCGAGTTGAAGGCGATGGGCATCACGCCGATCCTGCTGACCGGTGACAACCCCGCGGTTGCCGCGCGGGTGGCCGCCGAGGTCGGCATCGCCGCCGAGAACGTCATCGCGGGCGTGCTGCCCTCGGAGAAGGCCGACGCGATCAGCCGGCTGCAGGCGCAGGGCCGCAAGGTTGCGATGGTCGGAGACGGGGTCAACGACTCGGTTGCGTTGGCCACCGCGGACGTGGGCATGGCCATGGGTACCGGCACCGATGCCGCGATCGAGGCCGGCGACATCACGCTGGTTCGCGGGGACCTGCGGACCGTCCCGACCGCACTGCGGCTGTCGTCGCGCACGCTGCGGATCATCAAGCAGAACCTGTTCTGGGCGTTCGGCTACAACGTCGCGGCGATCCCACTGGCGGCGCTGGGCTTGCTGAACCCGATGATCGCCGGCGCGGCCATGGCGTTCTCCTCGGTTCTGGTGGTGACGAACAGCCTGCGCCTCAAGCGCTTCCACTGA
- a CDS encoding TetR/AcrR family transcriptional regulator, which produces MPDQSTEAILDAALVEFDQHGIRRVALDDVARRAGVSRTTIYRRFANKDDLVAAVMDRENLRLFHDIAEDLKSARPQSNYYVEAFTQAILRTRRHRVLNRMVVDEPALTLELARLHYGAAVQRIEAALQVIFPPGFADRIGPQAVHELADNIWRYAMMAMLLPSPVPLETADEIRAFATKHFLPSLPEALRAVPV; this is translated from the coding sequence ATGCCTGACCAGTCGACCGAAGCGATCCTCGACGCCGCGCTCGTCGAGTTCGACCAGCATGGCATCCGCCGGGTCGCCCTGGATGACGTCGCTCGCCGGGCCGGGGTGAGCCGAACGACGATCTACCGTCGCTTCGCCAACAAGGACGACCTGGTGGCCGCGGTGATGGACCGGGAAAACCTGCGGTTGTTCCACGACATCGCCGAAGACTTGAAAAGTGCTCGCCCGCAGTCAAATTACTACGTCGAAGCGTTCACGCAGGCGATCCTGCGAACCCGGCGGCACCGGGTGCTCAACCGCATGGTCGTCGACGAGCCGGCCCTGACGCTGGAGCTGGCCCGATTGCACTACGGTGCCGCGGTGCAGCGCATCGAGGCGGCGCTGCAGGTGATCTTCCCGCCCGGCTTCGCCGACCGGATCGGACCGCAGGCCGTGCATGAACTCGCTGACAACATCTGGCGCTACGCGATGATGGCGATGCTGTTGCCCAGTCCGGTACCCCTCGAAACCGCCGACGAGATAAGAGCGTTCGCCACCAAGCATTTCCTGCCCAGCCTGCCCGAAGCCCTGCGCGCAGTGCCGGTCTAG